The following are encoded in a window of candidate division KSB1 bacterium genomic DNA:
- the secE gene encoding preprotein translocase subunit SecE encodes MIRRLIKFLREVRQEMERVSWPTKDEVKESTIVVLLFSLFFALFIFVVDQILTEVVRIIY; translated from the coding sequence ATGATCCGAAGACTCATCAAGTTCCTGCGAGAAGTCCGTCAGGAAATGGAACGGGTAAGCTGGCCCACCAAGGACGAGGTGAAGGAATCCACCATCGTGGTGTTGCTTTTCTCACTTTTCTTTGCGCTCTTCATCTTCGTGGTGGACCAGATCCTTACCGAAGTGGTGCGCATCATCTACTGA